CGGCTTTTGTTTTGTTACTGTATTTTTTTAAAATGTCTTTCATCCTGTAGATTTATAATTGGCTTCTTCTCAAAGATACATAAATCTAACGTTTTAGAATAGAGTGATTTAAAATGTGAAGTAGAATTTTTTTAAGGAGCATTTTCGCGCTGTCCGCTATATCTTTACTGCCGAACCCCGGCAGCAAAGGATGCCGCTTCCATCACGGCTAGGACTTCAGGTTTCATAATATTATGCCTTGGTGGAAATGAAAATATTTGTCAGCTTAAGTCCATAGGTTTTTATTAGGAGTTTTATCAAAAAGGTTAAATCTATATTTACATATAAAAAAAGGATAGCATAAAGCTATCCTTCTAAACTATAATAAAGTAATTATTTATTTTTTCATAATTTCCTCTAAAACGGCTTTGTTTTCGTAATTGGTTACTTTAAGGATAATTTCCTGATTTTTTATTGTTTTTCCTTCTATAACATATAATTTTCCTTTTTTATAAGGAATATTGCTCTGGTCAAAATCAACATCACCAAATTGCAGTGTGTTCTTTATATCAGCTGTATCAATCCATTTTTCATTCAGGGTCTGAATAGCTTTTTGTGAATATTGAAATGGTTTGGTTCTCAGACTATTTAAAACCCTGGCATTCGGAAAATAATTGCAGCGGGTATCTTTTCCACTGAAAACGAGCGCTACAAAAAAGCATCCCATAACTAAACCAACCAAATAATAAGCAAAACGATGTACGAACTTCATGAATTATTTTTTTGCAAAGGTACGTTAAAGTTGCTTTAGAAAACAAGTAAATTGATATCGTTATCAGGTAAATCAAACCATTCCCCAATAGCTTTATTAGTCAGTATTCCGTGGTATAAATAGATTCCGTTTTTTAACCCTTT
The Flavobacterium flavigenum genome window above contains:
- a CDS encoding DUF4258 domain-containing protein, giving the protein MKFVHRFAYYLVGLVMGCFFVALVFSGKDTRCNYFPNARVLNSLRTKPFQYSQKAIQTLNEKWIDTADIKNTLQFGDVDFDQSNIPYKKGKLYVIEGKTIKNQEIILKVTNYENKAVLEEIMKK